DNA from Onychomys torridus chromosome 1, mOncTor1.1, whole genome shotgun sequence:
GGACATTGCATAAGTTGAATTTAGTTAaatgtaaaacactttaaaatcacACTTTCAAATACAGACTATATCTTATCTTAttaaagcattttctttatttttgataatttcatccAGGTACATAAAGAAGTATTTGTCTCATTTCTTCCTCTAATTCAACCAATATTCCCCCAAACACGTACCTCCAAATATGGTTTTTTTTCACTTAGTTCTGCCCATGTGCACACAGCCATGGAACTCCCAGCTCTTGCATGGGAAAACTACCAGTGGCCACATACTCAAGGGAATTATTCTAACAGCCCTACCATCTATCCATTGCCAATAACTCCTCAGTAAGGGGCTGAGCCATGCAGATCATCTGCCCCAGTTATGCTGGGATTTTTACTGACTTgctcttgttcaggtcttgtgtaAGTAATCACAGTTTCTTAGCATTCATGAGTATGACCAATGCTATAAACAGAAATTTTGAACATACATTTTATGACTttgtttcagaaatatttttattaataatgcaATTGACCACTTCAATCttggtatttttattctttccataaaaattttcatttaatttatttttataacattccttttaaatatatgtgCTAAAGAAACTATTTTAAGTACAGAtgacacacacaaatgtacacatacatatacacacatgcacacacaggaaaagagagagaaagagaaacagatggCATATATAATTTGGGAATAAAAACTTTTATCTATTATGTTAGCAATGTAGCTCATTGTTAGCACAATATTATATTTGCAagtctcaagaaaaaaatcaaaaaaaataTATTCCTAAAATTAAGGGAGACATCCCTAGAAAAGTACTTTTGGTCAGAATATTTAACTGTACACATCAGCAAATAAATGAGTAGATGACTTCCTGGAATTTCTCTCCTTATATGGGAATGTCATCTGGTGGTGTCAATATGCTGGCTGTGTTTAAGCAATCATGTTGTTGGGAGATGATGGGTAGGCTTTTCTCTATCATGTACATGGTATACTATATAGAAGTAGCCATCTTATTCTTATGGTTCTTTGAGTGTTTCCATCCTCTGAAACTTAGGTAGAGGGGTTGCATTGCAGATGTGTCAGTTTGGGTAGGGCACCCCTCTGGCACTTAGTCTATGCATTCttaccagttgtggatctctgtactAATCTCCATCTATTGTaaaaaagagaagcttctttgacatACAGGGAAATTCCTCAATGTCCTGCCCATAGGTAAAAGGCTGTAAGTatttaatggctgctgagaggggaAGAATCCATTTACTCGAAAGACAAGCTCCAATAAAAATTGTCTAACTAGTTAGCActgaatacatacatgtatgagtaATTGCTAAATGGATCCATAGGCTGTATACtcatttatatgtgcatatatatgaataaaaattgaATAATTTGTGAATTTAGTGATATAGATGTAATATCTATATAAGAAATTCCCAAAATAAGCATGGCTTTTGTTTATCCTTTTTATCATTCAAGCATTATTtgacattttttaattgttgcaAATCACTTTGTTAGCCCACTAAAAGTTAGTTTTCAATCTACTGGCTTAgacaataaaacatattttaacaaTGGTGTGAAACAGCCACTTTAATATACGTGCAAATAGAGACaactttatacatttatttaaaaaaaagacttcttaAAAAGTTTTTAAGACATTCAATACATTAATAAAACTACCAGGTCATATAAATGCATTACTTTATTACATTTACAACATAGTTTTTTGCTTGAAATCAGGGAAATATTTTGTCTTATTAAGAAGTGAGTATTTTGCAGtaaggaaattatttaaatttcatgGTTATGTCAGTCTTCTAGATGAAAATGCATAGTCTGGCACCATAGAATGCAAACATTCAGATTGCTCATCATGGGGAATTAAACTAGGAAAATgatgtatgtttatataaaagaaacaaaggaaaatcagTCATAATGGTATACAAATGGGTCCTAGTATTCAGGAGGCTaaggaggagaattgtgagtCTGAAGCTAGCTTTtgccaaagaagaaaaagggataaaaaaatcataaacaaaaatttagctataaaaatttttaaaagaaaaagttaaacagCCAAATGAGCATACTGAATGTTACTCTTAAGTTTTCAtgattctttttattaagaacatCCCAGACAGACTTTTTCATTCTCAAATCAGAATATTATACTAAAAGATATTATGGATTGATCTAAACTATCAATCATATTCAATGAGAGGCAATTAAATTTTTTGTCCCAGAGTCTCTACCCCTTAAACTTAAGTCACCTACTCTAGCATGTGCCCTGAGGGTGGGGTCTATAGCAGCCTGACTTCTGTCCTTCCCAGGtcttacatatatattatttttatttttgaatatcaTTATATAACTCAATGTTTGACAAAAAATCATGTTTATGACTTACTTAAGTAAAACATCATGTTTATGACTTTACAAAGTAAAATTCTAGAATGTAAAACTAAAGCACCTTTATTACATGAACATCTAAAAATCTGtaagaaatagatattttttgGAAATTTAAGGGAAAAGCATTTGAATGATAGGCAAATTGTCTTTTGACTTCAGGAAAGCAAGTTAGTCTCCCAGAGATGAGTTTCCTTATGCACTTCCAATGATGATGGTCAGCCTTGGaatcataaaaacacaaacaacaaaaaatgaacttAGCaggttatctatctatctatctatctatctatctatcatctatctatcttctttatatatatatatatgtgtgtgtgtgtgtgtgtgtgtgtgtgtgtgtgtttgtgtgtgtgtgtgtgtatcttcacaaacatacatgtataaataggtatgtaaaaaaaaagtcaaagaggctatcaacttaaGACTATGGGAAACCAGAGGGGATTGAGGGAGAGTAACTTGGACATAGAAAgggaaaaatgataaaattctacttcaatttgaaaaaattaaaaattaaaagaaaataaaacaatgtattttatgtattggATCTATATGATACATAAAGTATATAATGGAGCTTATTATATATGATCATTAGCTTTTATTATTTGATTgattaaattgtttatctgataaGCATTTATAAATTCgttcatttctgttgttcttgAGGCTAGGATAATTAGTAATTCCAGAACTCacaaaggaattattttattctgtCTATGGAAAACTGACATAGAAAAATACATatagtataaaaatatttaacatattcTAGTACACTGATTTCCTGGTGATAAGTTTCCTAATTATGTCACAACAATAACATTTGTGAATAATATGTTCTGtagttttacttatttaaaatattttgtgcattcttttaatttaaattttcatacagtgtatttaggactcctccaagatcctccccacctccccaaacaACCAACATtatgctctttttcttttgaattctatTATGTTTTTATTGAATGTTAAATGCTCCAGGATTTAGATCTGATCagactgggttttttttttttttttttttgtgatttttatttaagcCTCCTTGTTTATCTTGGATTCCCTGTTCTTTGCTGTTTCATTAGACTTGAATCATTTTGGGTGGAAACAGGGCCCTACTACTCGCACCCTTATCTCTTTGGTCTTTATTCCATAAACAATGGGGTTCATAGTTGGGGGGATCAGTAGATAAAGATTTGCCAGAAGGATGAGGGTGTGCCTGGCCACATGGTGCCCAAAGCGAtgagtaaagaaagagaaaaaggccaGGGTGTAGAATATCAAAATAACACAAATGTGAGCTCCACAGGTGCCAAAGGCTTTTGTCCGGGCTTCCCTGGATGGCAGTTGTAGGACTGTTTTCAAGATGAGCCAGTAGGACAAGGAAATGAAGACAAAGTCAAGCCCTGTGGTGAGGAGAGCCGCTGAGAGCCCATAAATGCTGTTTAAGATAATGCTGTTGCAAGCCAACTTGGCGATGCCCATGTTCTCACAGTACGTGTGGTGGATAATGTTGCTATGACAGAAGTCTAGGCGGAGAATCAGAAGAACACCAGGAGTGACAACAGCCACACTCCGAGCTACCAGGGCCAGCCCGACCTTGACAATGAGAGAGCCTGTAAGCAGGGTTGTGTAATGCAGTGGTGTGCAGATAGCCACATAGCGGTCAAAAGCCATGGCCAGTAAGACAGCAGATTCAGAGAGGAACAGAGCATGTACAAAAAACATTTGTGTGaggcaggcagggaaggcagCAGCCAAGGGACCCTTCCAGAAAATGAGTAGCATTTGGGGTACAGTGACGGTACAGAGGAGAACATCATTGAATGCCAACATGGCCAGGAAGAGATACATGGGTTCATGGAGGCTCCGATCCCAGACTACCACTGCCATGACCAGCACATTGCCAAACACAGCTAAGAGGTACATGAAGCTAAAAGGGATTGAGATCCAAATCTGGGTATCTTCTAATCCTGGTATACCAGTGAGCAAGAAGAAAGTAATCTGAGTATGTGTAGTGTTGAGTTctgtaaaagaaaattttggaaGAGTTTATTACACAGAAGCAAATGATCTACAGTATATATATACTTTGAAGCTAGTGAAATAGCAATTGTTTTTGGTTTAAAGAAGATGAAAGGGCAAAGACCATTAATAAGATCGTCTAAGTGAACTAGCATATGGAATGCTTTTCTGAAAATTCTTTTACACAGCACAGTTTACTTTGAAAATATGTGGATCAGAAGGAGCAGAACTcctcattttttgtgtgtatgattgaTGTTGTTTGTTACCACGAAATATATTAGTATAcagtttttgaatttttattctaAATGTCTATATCTGCTAAATAATACCCCCAAAaagcatgtttttctttctttctccatctgagTAAAGGATGAAGAGAACACTCTATTTGTTAAGCCATTGCTTGGTATAAGCATCAATAGCTTGCAAATTATTTGagattctaatttaaaaaataaattatattatccCCTTCTCTGTgcatttgtgtctttgtgtgtgtgtgtgtgtgtgtgtgtgtgtgtgtgtgtgtgtgtgtgtctttgtgtgtgtatatgagtgagtacatgcatgTTTGTAGGTGGGAGGGCATGTGTGGTCTAGAGTGCATACAAAGACCAGAAGATAACACACAGGGCCCCATGAGGGCCCTGGGGACAGAACTCACATTCTGTCTCAGCATTAAATGATTTTGTTGCTAACCTTCACATGTGCTACAACAGGGAAATTCTTAATCCTATTTGAAGGTTGTGAAACTTTCCGTATTGATCTAATTTTTTCTAGTACCAAAATGAGTAATCTGTTTCACTTGTCTTATTCAAATTCTTGAagacaaacatgaaaataaaatagcagTGCAAAGTAAAATTATTCATACTTAATACTGCTTCTCAAGGATCAGGGCATAGAATCAGATAGAAATAGAAATCGCATAGAAGTCCAGACCATGGTTGATTTTCTGTCAGAGAAACAAAGTCACAGCAAAGTGTCAAGGCTCATCAGTATCCAACACCTAACACTGGCAGGGCTTTCCAAGGAGCATagaaatttctattttcaaatctATCAAGAGAACCAGGTGAAAATTTACACCAATATTTTTGTTGCCATGGgtcttgtttttatattttgaaaattacaattacatcactgtgccccttcccttccctctctccaaagCCTCCCATTTGAATCCTTTGCAGTCTCTTAGAATCAGGGCCTTAATCTTTAATTATTTAGAGCACTGaacaatactttaaaattaagatgtgatttatataaaaatgactcatataaaaatatgcattttcTGGTCTTATAAAACATTCACTTAAGTAGTAAATTTTGTAGAACAAATCATCAATTTCAGCAAAGTCACAGAATATATTTATCAACAGGTTTGACTTCAACTATCAGGAAGCCTAAATTGAGGATATGGATAGTTTTCTACCTGCAAAGAAATCTACAGAAATTTCCAATATGCACAGGCTCCATTTTCCATGCTGGAACCTCACATAAAGTCTCCAGAAAATCTGTGTAGAAAGATAGCAATCACTCTCCACATTAACTGGAATCCTCCTCTCCAGACAACACTAGTATTAGCAAGGAAGTGCGGCATGTCATCACACCAACACACTCTGCACTTATCCCATTTTCCTGTGCACATTGTCCTATCCCTCTCTTTAGCTCTGTTGTTTTCCCCAGTCTCTCCTCTCCATTTCCACttatctttcctctcttccttagttccagtaaggaaaaaaatacgtatttttttcaatttcaggacacaaatataacacacataaatgtctttaaaataaaattagtatagCTATTGCTTAAAATATAATTAGGTCCACAGTTTCATCACATACCTGAGATTGAAAATTTGTATTCTCTAGTATTGATTCATAACAACATAGAAAACATTAGACATTTTAATAGAAGATAAATCACATATCAGCATAGGAATTGGCAATATAATATGAATATTAAATGATAATAATTTGATACAATTATGAATGCTTACTGTCTAAAAAGCTTTCTCTTAAAACTTACAAATATTTCCTTCAACTGCTTTACTATCATTTCTAATGCCAGTTTCATGTGGGCAGAAACCTGGACATCCAATAATATACAAGCTTGTTTACAAATCCAGAGATGTTAGTTtaagaatttataattttatcCATTGAAAGACTCTAACTTACCTTGTGGATTCATAGCTTTTCTGAGTCAGTAAGAATgttaaagggaaggttttaaacATTCTCTCACCAGCTTTTTTTGTGATATCCATAAAGCATGTGTGAAATAGCCATGCCCTACTGGTATGAGTATAGGGgagaggtatatatatatatatacttctatgTATTTCACAGAGATATTTTTAACCTTAGCCCATGGGTTGAAAGATCTCttgagaattattttcattgagtAACTTTTTTCACAGCTGAGACCATAGTTGGAATTTGACTACCATACTTGGTCATGCCTTTCACACCTCTGAAATGATGTTTTCTTATCTTGAACtgcatttagttattttttaaccCATATTAAGTCTCTTTTTAACCTGTGTTTACACTTTTATAAGTTTAATGTTCAATCCTCTTATAATTCTATAAATATATGAAAGTTTCCTATTCCATGTCTCCTGTGAAACAGGAACACTTCCTGCAACAAAACGAACTACTCAgggaatttatatttatttcaataaaatgtaaaatggctCTTAGTATGAATGTTTTGGGTGGTGCCGAGGAAGATATATAATGTTGTATTTGGAGAACTCTCACTTTAATATGGTTTGAAAATTAGTAGAAGGCTTGGTATAGTGTCACATGTCTTttatcccagtgcttgggaggctgaggcagatagatctctatgaGGATCTCTATCCTGTTCTACATAGTGTGTTTCAGGCCATCCAGCACAACATAGTGATATTCTCTcagaaaaccaataaataaataaatagtactaGAGTATACTTTGTTGTTGTAGGCTTGTgtgaaaagtaataaaaattaaagaaaagagaatttaCATATAGGAATGGGCAACTAAAGGTGGGAAGCTACAGTGAATCTGTCAAATGAAATTCAGGTTTGTCAATGGTTTCAGCAACATGAGTTCACTCCATGTCATGAACAATCTTTACATCTAAACACTTTAAACTTTTGCTCATATGGACATACCTACATTAACGAAATAATCTGGTACTTAGGGAATTATGTCTAGGCATAATTAAGAATTATACATAAGTAATTAATATGACTAatcttattaagaaaatatttccttaGCTACATGTAGTAAATTCATTAATAAATTAATCTTTGCACATAAAGCTAGctacaataaagaaataatttctatACAGTTTATTTGGTTTTCACTTTGCTTTTGTGGATGAAAATCAGTTTATTTTGGCACATTAAGGTTCTTTGTAAAATACACAGTTTATAAACATGCCTTTTAATGAAATTCTTACATTAGCAGAGAGTAATGCTTAATTCAGAGTCTCATAAAATTATCAAAGTACTAAGAATGGGTCACTTTTGTGTCCTCATCCCTAAACTGAACATCAATCTCACCTCATCAAGCAAGGCCAGGCAGATCATTGGAAAGGTttcaagagacagagatggggagaaACATCTACGAAACTCTGTCTTCGGAGTATGTCATGCCTTTAGAATCATGTACATACTGTAGTTGTAGTTACTTACACAGGcttgcaaacatgcacacacagatatacacgcaCACTACACAGAAGCAGAGGATGATGGACAggttgggaagaagaaagggttcaACTGCAGTAGG
Protein-coding regions in this window:
- the LOC118576716 gene encoding olfactory receptor 52Z1-like — translated: MNPQELNTTHTQITFFLLTGIPGLEDTQIWISIPFSFMYLLAVFGNVLVMAVVVWDRSLHEPMYLFLAMLAFNDVLLCTVTVPQMLLIFWKGPLAAAFPACLTQMFFVHALFLSESAVLLAMAFDRYVAICTPLHYTTLLTGSLIVKVGLALVARSVAVVTPGVLLILRLDFCHSNIIHHTYCENMGIAKLACNSIILNSIYGLSAALLTTGLDFVFISLSYWLILKTVLQLPSREARTKAFGTCGAHICVILIFYTLAFFSFFTHRFGHHVARHTLILLANLYLLIPPTMNPIVYGIKTKEIRVRVVGPCFHPK